CGCGAGCGCGCACTTCCGACGCCTCGTGCCCGAGCACGACCACCGGTTCGACGCCGACTCCGGCGTACGTGTCGACGAGTCGCTCGACGAACCGCTGGCCGTCGAAGGTCAACAGGGGTTTCGGGAACCCGCCCATCCGCGTCGACTCGCCGGCGGCCGTGATGGCGGCCACGAGGTCCTCGGCCATTTCACTCTGCGGGGTCTCGTTCGAGGTGTCCCGTCAGTTCGTCGAGGAAGAAGAACTTCATCATCACCGACTGGAAGACCGCCATCCCGTTGAGGTTGTCCGCCATCGGCGAGGTGACGGACTCCTGCTCGCCGAGGAGCTGGAGGACGGTCCGCGCCTCGTCGATCTCGGACGCCATATCGTCGAGGAAGGCCCGGTAGTTTTCGGTGTCGAACTCGTCGTGATGGTCCGGAACCGCCAGCGCGGCCTCGTACCCGTCTTCGAGCCCGGAGTCGAAGTCGGCGACGTAGTCTTTGGTCTGGCTGGTCCCCGCCTTGACCGTCTCGCGATCGATCCCTTCGCCGGCGAAGGAGATGAGGTACTCGTAGGCGATCTCGATCCGCTCGATCGCGTCACGCAGGTCTGACGCCGGGGTTTCAGTCATAGCGTAGCGGTTTGGTAGCTCGGGACATTATTCTTCGGGAACCCGGGTCCACGCGCCGGTTGTCTCCCGTTTCACCGACCCCTCGCGTTTGAGCCGGTGGAGCGCGATCCGGCAGGTTTCCGCCGTCACGTCGAGACAGGCGGCGATCTCCGGCGTGAACGCCGTCCGGAGCGTCCCGAGAACGTCCAGGGCGCGTTCGCCGTGATCTTCGGGGCTGAAGCTCTCGGCGTTGAGCGCGTCGGTTCCGTACTGTTGCATCACGTTTCGACTGTGGGTCTCCGTGCGCTCTCCCGTGTCGCCGAGGTCGGGGTCGTGGGTCCGGATCGCCTCTCGCAGGGCCGGGAAGCCCGCCGCGCCGTCGACGATAGTCGTTCCGGCGGGTCCGTCGATTCGGTACACCGGCGCCGCGAAGACGGCGGCTTCGGTCCGTGACGGCGCGTCGTCGGGGCTGTCGGTACCCCCACCGTCCGTATCGCTATCGCCGCCGCCGGCGTCGAGGTCCGTGCCCTCCTCAGTGCTCGAATCGGTGTCGAACGCTGACTCCGAGCGGGTACCCGTCCCGGGACCGTCGAGACAGCTTCGGGGCCGCAGCGGCTCCGTCCCGGGCGTTCCGCGGACGTCGACCGCTGGGAGCAGCGAGACGGTCCGTCGGGCGCGTTCGAGGTCACGGCCGACCGCCGCCGTGGCGCGACGACCGCCAACCGCGTCGGCGACGCGTTCGGCGTCGACGCCGACCGAAGACGTTGCGAGGGCCCCCACATCCTCCGGAGTCGCCGGCGGATCACCGCCCGCGAACGTTCGGTCGGCTATCGCGCGGGCGAGATCGAACGCGGCTGCCGAACCGCCCGCCTCCCGCGCGGCGGCGACCGCCTCGCAGGCCGGCCACGACGAGGGGAGGCCGTCGGCGGTCAGGGCCGAGTCGACCGGCATCTCGCCCGTATTTTCGAACCGTTCCCGGTCGCCGGCTGCGGCGTCTTCGCCCCCGATCGGGGTCGGGATCGAGACGAGACAGCGGTAGCGGCGGTCGACGTCGTCGAAGGCGTGGCGCAGTCGGGACTGAGTCGGACGGTTGCGATACGCGGCGACCGAGAGCGGGTCGGAGAACAGCGTAACGGAAACGTCGGACATAGTATGGGATCGGATGTCGGTCAAAAAGCGCTGGCGGTCGGGATCACCCGCTCCTCACTTCGATTCATCGGGATCGACGTCGCCGCCGTCCGTGGCCTTCGAGCCGCCGATCTGCCAGGACTTCGGCGAGTACTTCTCGGCGTACTCCTCGACGGTGACGCGGCCCGTGATCATACTCTTCGTGATCGCCCACTCGTTCGGCCGCAGCGCGAAGTAGATGTGACCCATCACGAGCGCCAGGAGCGCGACGGCGAAGAAGTCGTGGAAGACGAAACTCCAGGCGATCAACCCCGGCGCGTCGGCCGTCCCGAGGCCGAACGAGATCCCGAGGAACGAGAACTCCCGCGTGGCGGCCCACAGCGGCTCGAGGCTCACCCGGCGCAGGAGGACGAAGCCGGTCGCGATCACGGCGAGGGACGCGCCGGTCACCCCCCAGTGGAGCAACTTCTGTGCGCTGGGATACTCGAACTGTCGGGGGTACTCGTCGGTCATCCCCACGAGGTTCTTGAAGCGTCGCCAGAGGTCCTTGGCGTCAGCGACGCCGAACCACATCTTCGACCAGGTCCCCTTGTAGGCGACGTGGCCGAGGTGGAAGACGACGTAGCCGAGGAGGACGACCGCCGAGACGATGTGGACGTCCAGCCACGACAGCCCCGGGATCGCTCGCAGCGTCACCTCCGTGTTCATTATCACGAATCCCGAGAGCATCAGCGCGAAGATGGCGATGGCCATCACCCAGTGAGAGGCCCGCTGTGCGAGCGTGAAGCGCTTGATCTCGTCGACGCCCTGCTCTTCGAGGGAGTGTTCGACCTCGGACTTCGACGGGTCGTCCGCTCGCGACGTGTGGTCCGTCGGGTTCCACAGCTCTCGCAGCACGTAGTGTACGAGGAACGTGAGCGTCCCGATGAACGCGAACACGAGCAGGATGTCCCAGCTCAACCCGACGATGACTTCCCGCCCCGCGCGCTGAGCATATCTGAATATCTCGATCCCGAATGGCATAACATAACGATAATCATGCCAAGACTTAAACTTAGGGTCCCCGGAATGTCCCGAGAGACTGCATACCAGCGTCGTGTGCCTATTTCGGCCGGGCGGGCGGTCCGGAAAAAAGTCGAGGCGAGACGTCGCCGGGTGGTGAGTTCCAGCTACCGACCACGGTTCCGACCAGCGACCGGGGCGTCCGGGTTCACCGACCTGGCGCTACATATACATTCGATCCTCGGGCAGTTCGTCGTCCCGTTCCTGCATCCGCTCTGCGAGTTCCGCGTAGTACTGTTCGACCTCGGCCGCGAACGCCTCCAGCGGTCCGGCGTCGATGTCGATCTCGTAGATCTCTTCGACGGTTTCGACGAGCCTGATCGACGCCTGCACGTCCGGGACCTGGGCGTGGACGGGCGTGACGAACGTGCAGACGCCCAGCGGCGAGTCGATACCCCGCTCGATCAGCGCCGCGTTGGTTCCGTCGAGGAATCCGCGCCCCATCGCCGGCACCGACCCCTCCGCGAGCCGCTTCTCGCGGTAGTCGTCGGTGGCGACGTAGAATGTCCGGTGCTCCTCCGGGCCGTGCGGAATCGGGACGCCCGAGAGAATCGCGATCTCGCGGACCCCGTTCGATTCGGTCCAGTCGAGGACCGCGTCGGCGAACGTTCGTCCGACGCCGACGGGGACGAACAGCTCTCCGACCAGGACGGTCACGTCGAGATCGTCGCGCGAGAACAGTCGCGTGTGGTGTCTCGGCCGGCCGTTCTCGAACGGGGTAACCGTCGGGAGCCCCTCGGCCGAGAGGTGCCCGCGCTCCTCGAGTCCGAGGCGGTCGACGATGTAGTCGGCCGCGGTGAGTCCTGCGAGTCCGAACGAGGAAAACCCCGCCAGGAGCGTTTCGCTCGGCTCGGTCTCGTGCGTGATCGTGAAGTCGGGAGTGGACTGGGATCCTGACGCGCTCATTGGCCCCCTATTCGTCGACTGTGACCTTATTGTTTCCTAACTGAACAGTTAACGGACCGGTGTTTCCGGGTCCGCACCGCCGGGGAGGAACGCTTTTTATCTGGCCCTCTCGTGGACGGAGATATGCAGTCGGCGACGACACCCACGCCCACGCCGACGCCCGTCCCCGACGGCGGGCGAACGCTCGCCGCCGCGCTCCCCGAGTGGCTCCTGTTCCCGGGCTGGCGGTGGGTGCTCGCCGCCCTGATCGTCGCGGTCGGGATCCTCGTCTCGCGGTACGTCGTCCGACTCGTCGGCCGGCCCGTCGCGCGGCGGTTCCAACGGCAGAGCGTCGCACAGATGGCGCTCCGACTCGTGCGACTCGGCGTCGTCCTCGTCACGCTCGGCATCGCCGCCAGCGTGCTCGGCCTCGAGTTCGGCGACATCGTCCTCTCGGTGACGGTCTTCTCGGCCGTCCTCGGTATCGTGCTCGCACCGATCGTCGGGAGCACGATCAACGGCCTGTTTCTGCTCGCCGACCAGCCCTTCGAGATCGGGGATATGATCGAGTTGGACGACGGGCGACGCGGGTTCGTCGACGACATCACGATTCGGTACACCAAGATGTTCACCCTCGACAACACGTTCCTCGTCATT
This portion of the Halobellus litoreus genome encodes:
- a CDS encoding proteasome assembly chaperone family protein produces the protein MSASGSQSTPDFTITHETEPSETLLAGFSSFGLAGLTAADYIVDRLGLEERGHLSAEGLPTVTPFENGRPRHHTRLFSRDDLDVTVLVGELFVPVGVGRTFADAVLDWTESNGVREIAILSGVPIPHGPEEHRTFYVATDDYREKRLAEGSVPAMGRGFLDGTNAALIERGIDSPLGVCTFVTPVHAQVPDVQASIRLVETVEEIYEIDIDAGPLEAFAAEVEQYYAELAERMQERDDELPEDRMYM
- a CDS encoding cytochrome b/b6 domain-containing protein yields the protein MPFGIEIFRYAQRAGREVIVGLSWDILLVFAFIGTLTFLVHYVLRELWNPTDHTSRADDPSKSEVEHSLEEQGVDEIKRFTLAQRASHWVMAIAIFALMLSGFVIMNTEVTLRAIPGLSWLDVHIVSAVVLLGYVVFHLGHVAYKGTWSKMWFGVADAKDLWRRFKNLVGMTDEYPRQFEYPSAQKLLHWGVTGASLAVIATGFVLLRRVSLEPLWAATREFSFLGISFGLGTADAPGLIAWSFVFHDFFAVALLALVMGHIYFALRPNEWAITKSMITGRVTVEEYAEKYSPKSWQIGGSKATDGGDVDPDESK